The Bacteroidota bacterium genome includes the window TAGTGGTCGAGAGGGTCTGTATTATCGAAAAATTTGAAGAGTGTGCTCCTCATCTTTTCCCGGTCGAATGTATTTTTTCCGTAGATTGCGGGATATGAATAAAGATCTGCCAGTTCTTCGGTCAGTTCTTCTTTATTGGCTCTGCTGTATTCATTGAAAAAAGTCCAAATCTCTGACAATTTCCTGTCGTCTCTCACTCTCGTGGAATCGGGCTTCCTTTCTTCAGGCTGCTTTGCATACCCCGGAGTAGTGTCAACAATAGGTTCTTTAACTCTATCTGCTTGAGCTTCCTTATTCCCTTCTTTATTGGTTGTAATCACAAAAAGCCCGACTACTATCAGGAGTAACACTATGATTATTCCCATCAAAATCATCACTGTTTGGCTCTGTTTCGTGCGCATGGTTCCCTAACTCCAATTCTTGCTAAAATTCTTAAATGCAGCAATATTTCCGGTCAAAAATAATGACCAATTTATCCTTTAAACATAAAAAAAATTTTGATCAGAGCAAGAGTTTGACGAAATTTTAACTGATTGAGCAGGCTTTACAGATTCCGGTGGCGGATATCTCCAGCGATTTCACACTATATCCGTCAGGAATGTCAAGTTCGGGCTGCCTGTGGTAATTGAGGCAAAAGGTTTGTCCACACGAGGAACAAAGGAAATGGATGTGGCGGTCTTCATGACGGTGGGTGTTACACGAACCGGAGGAACATAGAGCATATAGAACAGTGCCGTCACCTGTTGCAATCTGATGGATGATCCCTTCCTCCACAAAGGTATTCAGAGTACGGTAAACAGTCACCCTGTCGTAATCATCACCGATATTCTCCTTTATCTCTTTACACGACAAGGCGGTGGATTTATCGAGAAGTGCTGAAACAATCTCTTTGCGGATGGTGGTGATTCGAACTCCATGCGACTTCAGCAGTTGTTCCGGTCGGTTGCTCATAAATTCTTTTTCATTTTTCACACTGCAAATGTAATATTATTATTTTATTTTTGCAACATTGTTGCAAGAATGACAAATTCTTTTTACATTTGTAACAGCAAAAACAATTTTTCCGGAAAAAATGAAATTTAACCATTTGGAACACAACAAGATTCATAACATAGACAAGACAGGCATTACCGTATCCACTCTCTGCCTTATCGAATGTACTCTGAGACCTGTAATTCTTACTGCTCTTGCTTTGAATAATGTCGGTGGATTTCTCCATGATCTCCTCGCTCTCCTTGTGATTCCCGTTTCCGGTTATGCTGTTTATAAAGCATGGATTTCTCACCGGAATCCTTTTATTATCTCTCTACTTGCCATAGGGACAATACTCATTGTCTCCTCCTCTCTTCTGCTCGGTGACGCACACGACCACGGCCATTCAGGCTTCGAATTGAACACTCATCTCATTATGGTTATTGCCGGAGGTGTCTCCCTGATTACAGCACACATAATGAATACAAAATACTGCAATTCCTGTACTGTCTGAGCTGTTTCCTGCCGGGGAAGGAATTGTAATTCCATCCATCCTTGAATAAAACAGTTCGTCACTTTTTAATAATAAAGCAAACCCTTGCCTGATTACATTCCCGTTTTAATTTTTGGAAATAATGGAAGAAAAGTTCCTCCTCAGAAATGTCTATAGCACAACCGGCGTTTCGCATCTCGCTGCTAACATAAAAGCTGTTTATAATGAGTTCGATGATAAAGGATTTTGCTCCGTTGTCAACTCAAAACTTGAATCTCTCGGATTCGGTGAAAGAGGCAATCTCATCTCGAAATCGCTCGACCTGTTTCTCCCCAAAGACTTCGAAAAAGCGGCAAATATTCTGTTGGAGGCATTGCCCCCTGTTGGCAGTGATGAATTGAAGGGGTATGAAGGATTCATTATAATCCCTCAGGCAGGTTTTATCTCAAGAAACGGAATGGATTATTTCGATCTTTCGATAAAAGTTCTTTTCGAAATGACACTAAGATTCAGTACTGAAAACGATATCAGACCATTCCTGATCCGTTACCCCGAAAAAACCATTGCCCGGTTGAAGGAACTCGCCCGTCACCCGCATGCTCTCGGCAGAAGACTCGCAAGTGAGGGTACAAGACCCAGACTCCCCCTGTGCGGCAGACTCGATATTTTCATCAAAGACCCCTCGCCTGTCCTCGAAATTCTTGAAATATTAAAAGACGATCCCGCTCTCGTTGTCAGACGGTCAGTGGCAAACAACCTGAACGACATTTCCAAGGACAACCCGGAGGTGGTGGTTGAAACTCTCACTCGATGGAAAAAGAACGCTTCACATGAACGGGAATGGCTCATAAATCATTCGTTGAGAACGCTCTATAAAATGGGACATCCCAAAGCTCTCGAGCTGCAGGGTTACCCTGTACAAACGGAAATATCACTAAACAGCTTTTCCATCTCGAAAAAAGCTATCTCACTCGGTGAATCCCTTGGTCTTGATTTTATTCTCGAAAATAAAGGTGATTCTCCTGTAAAACTGATGATCGATTACGGCGTCCATTTCAAAAAAGCGAATGGTGCCAATAAACTAAAAGTTTTCAAATTGTCTAAAAAGACACTTGAACCCCGGCAGCAGATTAAATTTAAAAAATCTGTTCCGTTCGTTCCGATAAATACCCGTGTATTCTATCCGGGTGATCATATTATCGATTTAAGGGTAAACGGCAATGTTCTCGGAAGCTGCAACTTCCATTTGTCGCTGTAATTATTGAACCATTTCTCGCTTGAATGAAGCGATATTTTTAATTAACTTTAGAGTTGCGTTTTTCAAGCTTTAAAAACCCCCAAAGGAGATATATGTATATAACTTTCTTCAAGTCCTTCAGAAATGTGGCTCTTACAGCCCTGCTGGTGGTCTTCTCACTTTCCGCCACCGTCTTCGCACAGCACACAGGAGTAAATCTTGATACTGTAAAAGCCGGCAAATTTGATACAGGAAGGATGTGGACTTTCGACTTCCCGCCTACTGATCACTTAAAATCAACCTACAACTTTTCACCCGATGATGAGTGGTACAGCAATGTAAGAATGTCTGCACTTCGCTTTGCCGACTATTGCTCTGCTTCATTTGTTTCCGCCGACGGTCTTGTAATGACAAACCATCACTGCGGCAGGGAGAGCATAACCGGAGTCTCCAAAGAGGGCGAAGACCTTCATAAATCGGGCTTTTGGGCTTCTACTCTCGCTGAAGAAAGAAAAGTTGACGGACTCTTCGTTGAACAGCTCGTTTACATCGAAGATGTGACCTCCAAAATCCGCGAAGCCATGGATTCCGGTACCACCGATGACGAAAAACTGAAAACCAGAGACGCCAAGAAAAAAGAACTCGTCGAAGAACTTAAAAGCAAAGGCTTAAAAGGACAGGTTATCACCTTCTTCAACGGCGGTAAATATTCCCTTTATGGTTTCAAAAGATATAATGATGTAAGACTCGTATTCGCTCCCGAAGACCAGCTCGGTTTCTTCGGAGGTGACCCCGACAATTTTACCTACCCAAGATATAATCTTGACTGCACCTTCTTCCGTGTTTACGATGAGAATGGTCAACCGTTAAAAACAGATCACTACTTCAAATGGAGCACAAACGGCGCCATGACAGGTGAACCGGTTTTCGTAGTAGGTAACCCCGGAAGCACCAACAGACTTTATACTGTCTCCATGCTCGAATCGCAGAGAGATTACACAACCCCCGTTACAATTGGATTTTTGAAATCACTTGTGAATTCATATTCAAAATATCTTGAATTGAAGCCTGAAAAAGCTTACGAAATGAACGATCAGCTCTTTAGCTTTGCCAACGGCTTAAAAGCCACCAACGGTCAGCTCGAAGGGCTCCTTAATCCTGTCTTCATGAAGAAAAAACAGGACTGGGAAGCAAAATTCAAAGCTGCAGTTATGGCTGATCCTAAACTCGCTTCCGAATATGGCGAACTTTGGGATAAAATTGCAAATGGCAGAAAAAAAATGAATGAAGTATTCAACGAACTGAATGCATTCAGAGTAAGACCGATGATCTTCTCACAATACTTCCTTACCGCTTCAGGTATCGTTGGTGCTGCCAAAAAAGGAAACAAACCTGAACTTACAGTGTTCCCCGATGACTTCGATCAGACAATGTCGGAACTTCTCTTAAAAGAAAACATCGCTTTTATCAGCGGACTCATCGGTACGAACCACCCTGCATTCATCGCCCTCACAGGCGGAAGAACAGGTGATGAAGCCGTTAAATACCTCCTCGAAAAAAGCAGACTTACCTCAAAGGATAAAGTTGCTGAATTTCTGACTATGGAAGTTGAAGATATTCTGAAATCAGACGATCCTTTTATCAAGTACGCTCTTCTCGCTCAGGAAAAAGTAAAATCGCACAGCGATATCGTGAAGAAATCGCAGACCGAGGAAGCCGTTTTTCTTGAGAAACTCGGCAGAGCTGTCTTCGAAGTTTATGGTACTACCATTCCACCGGATGCAACTTTCTCACTCAGAATTTCTGACGGTGTTGTAAAAGGTTACGACTACAACGGAACCACCGCTCCACCAATCACTACCTTCTACGGTCTCTACGACAGATACTTCAGCCATGGTAAAAAATTCCCCTGGAGCCTCCCCGAAAAATGGGAAAATCCACCAGCAGAATTTGATCTGAGTGTTCCGTTCAATTTCGTTTCAACAAACGATATCATCGGTGGTAACTCCGGTTCCCCTGTTATCAACCAGAAAGCTGAAATTGTTGGTCTTGCTTTTGACGGCAACATTGAAAGCCTTCCGGGACAATTCATCTTTGATGAAACTGCAAACAGAACTGTTTCTGTCCATTCTTCCGGAATGTATGAAGCTATAAAAAATCTTTATAAAGCTACCAGACTCGCTAACGAGTTAAAAAATGGCAAACTTGATTAATCTCTGATTGTTCAACAGACCCCCGTTTTTCAAAGCTGTCGCCTTCCCCGGTGACAGCTTTTTTTATTTCAAGACCCCTTATTCAGGCTATTTTCATAATTCTGATCAATTAATTCTGCAATTTTTCTTATATTTCACTTGTATGCAAAAAAACATTTAATTAGGAGCAAAAGATGGCACTTTTTACAGGTGGCAAGAAACTTGAAAAACTTACACAGGATAATGAGAAACTTACAAAAGAAGTAGCCAAGTTAAAACAACTGCATGACAAAATCTCCCGCGAAAGCAGCGAACTAAGGATGGAGAAGGGAAACCTTCTTATCGATATCGAAACCTTAAGATCGCAGCTCAATACTTTCATGGAGAAATATGTCGATGTTGAAGAACTCGAAAAAAGAGCCGAAGAATTAAAAAGTGAAATTGCAACCCTTGAATCTTCATCGGGAATGCCATCGGAAACGGTTATTGCCTATGATGAAATCCCTGAGCATCTCCGCTCTGAAATTGAAGAGCTTGAAAGAAGAAGGGCTGCGCTCCAGACTGAAATTAACACCAAAGAAGCATACCTTGAAAAACTGAACCAGCAGTTCGACCTCCTCGAACAGGCTACCCTTAACGCCGCTCCAATGGCTCAGCCGCAGATTGCCGACCTCTCCGAATTGAACTCGGAACAGGAAACCCTTCAGGAAATTATTCTCGACCTTCGCAGATCAAAACACGAACTCGAGGCAGAAATTGCTGAACTGCAATCTCAAAAATCAAGTTTCGAAATGCCTCATTTCACTCCTTTTGTTACAGAACCCGAGCCGGTGTCAGTTGTCGACAATTCTGAGGAATTGTTCCAGCTCCGCACTCAACTCGAAGAAAAGGAACTTCAGCTTATTCAGCTTCAACAGCAACTCTCCGAGGAACTCGCTGACAGAAATCTCGAAATCAGCTCGTTACGGTCACAGCTTGAAGAAAGAGACCGTAAGATAGCATCCATGGGTCTCGATGGCATCAGCATTGAACCATTTGAGTCGCCCGAACTGCCTTCTTATCTGACAGGTGATTCAGCTCCCGAACCGGTGAGTGAAACACCGGATTTCGACAGGTCGGAGCTTGATGAAATCATTTCTCAAAAAGACCTGCAGATCGATAACCTTCAGGAAACAATCGCATCACTCCATCAGGAAATTGAGAGCCTGCAGGAACTCATCCTCAAAATGGAAGAGGAAAAGGCCAATACTCCGATGCAGGAAATTAATTTTGAATCGCCGGACGATGAACCGCTGAATCCACCGGTTGAAAACAGTGATTTTACGATGCCTGAAGTTGAAAGCACTCCTCCACCTGTGGAAGAAAAAGTCGTGGATGAGGAAACTTTCCAAATGCCCGAATTCGATCCTGCTAATCCGCCTGAATTCCCCGAAGGGTTCGACTCGGAACAAACAGCAGCTTTTATGGAACAGTTTGAAGCTGAAATGGAAAACATTAAACAGCTAAGACTGGCACACGACACCCTGCAGGAGGAAAACAGTGAACTCGTTGCCAGACTGACGGAAAGCGAATCCCATCTGATTACAGCCAACAAGATGCTGACCGATCTCCAGCAGGAGAATGAAAGATTAAATCAGGAAGTGGAAGCTCTAATTGAAGAGGTTGATGCACTTAAATCTCAATCTGCACAGATCTACCAGGCTGAAAATGCCCCGTCATCTTTCGATGAAAAAGAAAAAATCCTCTCCGACTATCTGGAAAAAAGGGAGAAACTCAGCAGCGAAGTCTCATCCCTGAAATCGGAAATTGACAGACTCTCATCACTCGCAAAAGCACAGAATGATGAACTGAATTCCATGAACGAGGAGTTACAATCGCTTCAGGAAAAAAGATCGGAAGCACTTCTGAACCTGCAGCAGTTCGAAGAGAAAAAATCACTCCTCACGAAAGAAGTGATGGAACTCGAAAACACAAAACACTCGGTTGAGGGTGAGGTTACCAACCTGAATGATACCCTGAGTGGTCTCGAATCTGCATCTAAAGTCCTCGAGGAAAAACAGCTCAAAACCGAAGAACTCGTACTCGAAGCTCTTCGCTCGTTCAATCAGGAAATCGTTTCCCTCCGGGAGCATCAGACCAAACTCAGAACTGATATCATGGAGAAGGAAAGACTCAAATCGCAGAAGGAATCTGATATCGAACAACTCGATCTCCAACTGGGTGAGTTAAAGTCGGAAATCAAAATTGCCGAGAAAGATCTCACGAACATCCGGCAGCACATCCACAGCCTGAAAGAGGAAAAAGATCAGTTGAATAAAAATCTCTTCGAGCTCAAAGACACCGAAAAACGG containing:
- a CDS encoding transcriptional repressor encodes the protein MSNRPEQLLKSHGVRITTIRKEIVSALLDKSTALSCKEIKENIGDDYDRVTVYRTLNTFVEEGIIHQIATGDGTVLYALCSSGSCNTHRHEDRHIHFLCSSCGQTFCLNYHRQPELDIPDGYSVKSLEISATGICKACSIS
- a CDS encoding MerC domain-containing protein, translated to MKFNHLEHNKIHNIDKTGITVSTLCLIECTLRPVILTALALNNVGGFLHDLLALLVIPVSGYAVYKAWISHRNPFIISLLAIGTILIVSSSLLLGDAHDHGHSGFELNTHLIMVIAGGVSLITAHIMNTKYCNSCTV
- a CDS encoding DNA alkylation repair protein; its protein translation is MEEKFLLRNVYSTTGVSHLAANIKAVYNEFDDKGFCSVVNSKLESLGFGERGNLISKSLDLFLPKDFEKAANILLEALPPVGSDELKGYEGFIIIPQAGFISRNGMDYFDLSIKVLFEMTLRFSTENDIRPFLIRYPEKTIARLKELARHPHALGRRLASEGTRPRLPLCGRLDIFIKDPSPVLEILEILKDDPALVVRRSVANNLNDISKDNPEVVVETLTRWKKNASHEREWLINHSLRTLYKMGHPKALELQGYPVQTEISLNSFSISKKAISLGESLGLDFILENKGDSPVKLMIDYGVHFKKANGANKLKVFKLSKKTLEPRQQIKFKKSVPFVPINTRVFYPGDHIIDLRVNGNVLGSCNFHLSL
- a CDS encoding S46 family peptidase translates to MYITFFKSFRNVALTALLVVFSLSATVFAQHTGVNLDTVKAGKFDTGRMWTFDFPPTDHLKSTYNFSPDDEWYSNVRMSALRFADYCSASFVSADGLVMTNHHCGRESITGVSKEGEDLHKSGFWASTLAEERKVDGLFVEQLVYIEDVTSKIREAMDSGTTDDEKLKTRDAKKKELVEELKSKGLKGQVITFFNGGKYSLYGFKRYNDVRLVFAPEDQLGFFGGDPDNFTYPRYNLDCTFFRVYDENGQPLKTDHYFKWSTNGAMTGEPVFVVGNPGSTNRLYTVSMLESQRDYTTPVTIGFLKSLVNSYSKYLELKPEKAYEMNDQLFSFANGLKATNGQLEGLLNPVFMKKKQDWEAKFKAAVMADPKLASEYGELWDKIANGRKKMNEVFNELNAFRVRPMIFSQYFLTASGIVGAAKKGNKPELTVFPDDFDQTMSELLLKENIAFISGLIGTNHPAFIALTGGRTGDEAVKYLLEKSRLTSKDKVAEFLTMEVEDILKSDDPFIKYALLAQEKVKSHSDIVKKSQTEEAVFLEKLGRAVFEVYGTTIPPDATFSLRISDGVVKGYDYNGTTAPPITTFYGLYDRYFSHGKKFPWSLPEKWENPPAEFDLSVPFNFVSTNDIIGGNSGSPVINQKAEIVGLAFDGNIESLPGQFIFDETANRTVSVHSSGMYEAIKNLYKATRLANELKNGKLD